Genomic segment of Helicobacteraceae bacterium:
GGAAAAGAGTCGCTTTTCCAAAAAACCGTTAAACGAAACGCGCCCCTGTGCGATAAAACGCTGATCGTTTGCAACGCGGAGCATTATTTTTTAGCGCTGGATCAACTCGACGAGGCGAATTTACGCGCCGATCGCGTTTTGATCGAGCCGATCGGGCGCAACACCGCCCCCGCGATCGCCTTAGCCGCGCTATCGCTTGACGAAAACGATACGCTTTTAGTCGCGCCGAGCGATCATCTTATCGACGATAGCGGCGGATTATACGCCAAAGCCGTAGCCAACGCGACGCAGTTTGCCAAAGAGGGCTATCTCGTCGTTTTTGGAATCAAGCCGACCTATCCGGAAACGGGTTACGGCTATATTGAAGCGCAGGGCGACGCGGTAAAAACGTTCAAGGAAAAACCGGATCTAGCGCTGGCTAAAGCGCTGATCGCTAAAGATAACGTATATTGGAATAGCGGAATGTTTTGCTTTAACGCTAAAGCCTATCTCGACGCGCTCGCCGAGCACGCCCCTACTCTGCTTGAGCGGTGTAAAGCCGCGTTTGAAACGGCGAAAATCGACGATAAAGTCGTTAGAATCGCCCGCGACAAGATGAGCGAGATCGAAGATATTAGCGTCGATTACGCGGCGATGGAAAAAGCCCAAAACATTCGCGTAACGCCTTGCGCCGCTAAATGGTCGGATATGGGCGGTTTTGAAAGTCTATATAACGAACTGCCCAAAGACGATCGCGCCAACGCGGGAGAGGCGCTTTATATCGACTCAAAAAACAATCTCGTAGTAGGCGGCGCTAGGCATATCACGGCGATCGATTGCGAAGACCTTATGATTATCGACTCGTCCGACGCGTTATTGATCGCGAAAAAAGGCAGCGGGCAAAAGGTTCGCGAGGCGGTTAAGGCGCTTAAAGCTCAGGGTAGCGATCTGCCCAAGATTCACGCGATCGCGCATCGCCCGTGGGGAACTTACGAAGTTTTAGATACGGGCGATCGCTTCAAAATTAAACGTATTGTGGTTAAACCGGGCAAGCGAATGTCGCTACAAAAGCATTTTCACCGCAACGAACATTGGATTGTTCTTAGCGGCGCGGCGCTTGTTACTCTCGAAAACAAAACGACTCAAATCAACGCGAACGAATCGATCTATATTCACGCGGGTTGCGTCCACCGTCTGGAAAATCAGGGCAAAATCGATCTTGTAATAATCGAGGCGCAGGTTGGCGATTATCTTGGCGAGGACGATATTGTCCGCGTAGAGGACGATTTCAAAAGGATATAAGTTGCGCCGCGTTCTTTTAATCGCCATGCTTTGTTTGCCATTGCGAGCAAAGGCGATTATAGACGAGCGACCCGTCTATTTTCCAGCCG
This window contains:
- a CDS encoding mannose-1-phosphate guanylyltransferase/mannose-6-phosphate isomerase, with the translated sequence MTAVILCGGSGTRLFPISRELMPKQFVPLLGKESLFQKTVKRNAPLCDKTLIVCNAEHYFLALDQLDEANLRADRVLIEPIGRNTAPAIALAALSLDENDTLLVAPSDHLIDDSGGLYAKAVANATQFAKEGYLVVFGIKPTYPETGYGYIEAQGDAVKTFKEKPDLALAKALIAKDNVYWNSGMFCFNAKAYLDALAEHAPTLLERCKAAFETAKIDDKVVRIARDKMSEIEDISVDYAAMEKAQNIRVTPCAAKWSDMGGFESLYNELPKDDRANAGEALYIDSKNNLVVGGARHITAIDCEDLMIIDSSDALLIAKKGSGQKVREAVKALKAQGSDLPKIHAIAHRPWGTYEVLDTGDRFKIKRIVVKPGKRMSLQKHFHRNEHWIVLSGAALVTLENKTTQINANESIYIHAGCVHRLENQGKIDLVIIEAQVGDYLGEDDIVRVEDDFKRI